GGCCGGAATATCTTTCAGGCCGCCCAGCCGGCCCGGCTGGTCCAGGCCCTGCACGGCATCGTCCATGACGATTGGGAAGTGGCCCAGGCCATGGAACTGTTACAGTAGGAGAGCATCATGATCCAAGTTTGGTTCAAGGCCGTACCCTTTGACAAGACCGCCGTGACTCTGGCCCTGGAATCCGGCGTGGACGCTCTGATCGCCCCGGCGGACAAGGTTGATGAGGTCAAGGCCCTGGGGCGGGTGGTGGTTTTCGCCGAGGACGAGGTGGACGCGATCCGGCTGGAGAGCAAGGCCGACGAGGAAGCCGCGACGCGTTGCCTGCGCTCCCAGGGCAAGGTGCTGCTGCGTCTGGGCTGGGAGATCATTCCCGTGGAGAACATCCTGGCCCAGGGCGAAGGCCTGGGCGTGGAGGTGGCCTCCCTGGATCAGGCTCGACTGGCCGCCGGCATTCTGGAGCGGGGAGTGGATTTCGTGGTGGTCGTGCCCGAGGCCATACATGACCTGAAGGCCATCGTGGCCGCCCTGAAGCTCTCCGAGGGCCGCCTGGAGCTGAGCACGGCCCGGATTGACGCCATCACCCCCGTGGGGCTGGGGCATCGGGTCTGCGTGGACACCTGTTCCCTGCTGCGCACCGGCCAGGGCATGCTGGTGGGCAATTCCAGCGCCTTTACCTTTCTGGTGCATGCCGAGACCGAGGAAAATGCGTATGTCGCGGCCCGGCCCTTCCGGATCAACGCCGGCGCCGTGCATGCCTACACCCTTCTGCCGCGGAACCGGACCGCCTATCTGGGTGAAGTCGCCTCCGGACGGGAAGTGCTGATCGTCGACGCCGAGGGCCGGACATCATTGGCCGTGGTGGGCCGCTCCAAGGTGGAAATCCGGCCCTTGATCCTGATTTCCGCGACCTGCGGGGACAAAGCCGGCACAATCTTTCTGCAGAACGCGGAGACCATCCGCCTGGTCCGTCCCGATGGGACCCCGGTGAGCGTGGTGGCCCTGGTTCCGGGCGATGAAGTGCTTTGCCGGCTGGACACCGCCGGGCGCCATTTCGGCATGGCCATCAGCGAGGAGATCAGCGAAGCATGAGCCCGAACCATTCCGACCCGTCCGAACTGTCGCCCGAGGCCCAGGCCCGCATGGCCGAGCTGCGTCACGGCATCGACGCCATTGACCAGGAACTGCTGACCACCCTCAACCGCCGGGCCGCACTGAGCCTGGAAGTGGGGCGGATCAAGCGCGATTCACGGGACATCATTTTCAAACCGTTCCGGGAAAAGGAACTGCTGACCAGCCTGGCCGCGGCCAACCCCGGCCCGCTCCCGGAAGAGCATCTGCGCAACATCTACCGGGAAATTCTCTCTTCTTCCCGGCGGCTGCAGCGGCCTCAGACCATCGTCTATCTCGGCCCGGAAGGCACCTTTTCCTACTTCGCCGGGGTGGAATACCTGGGTCACAGCGCGGAATTCCAGCCCAAACCGACCCTGCACGAGGTTTTTCAGGCCGTGGTGGCCCGTGAGGCCGAGCTGGGGGTGATTCCCCTGGAAAATTCCCTGCAAGGCACCGTGGGCCAGAGCCTGGACCTGTTCCTGCAATTCGAGGTCCACGTCCAGGCGGAAATCTATTGCAAGATCAGCCACGCCCTGCTCTCCACGGCCAGCCAACTGGCCGACGTGAACACGGTTTACTCCCATCCCCAGGCCCTGGAGCAGTGCTCGACCTGGCTGCGTTCCCACCTGCCCACGGCCCGGATCGTGCCCGCAGAAAGCACGGCCGCCGCCGGTCGCCGGGTGTTGGAGGAGCCGAACAGCGCGGCCATCGGCCACGTCCGCATGGGCCGGATGCTCGGCCTGACCGCCTTGGCCCGGCGGATCGAGGACCAGCCTGACAACTGGACCCGTTTTTTGGTCATCGGCTCCCTTCCCGCCGGCGCCGGAAACCAAGACAAGACGTCCATCCTGTTCACCCTGCCGGACAAACCCGGCGCCCTGGCCGCGGTCCTGAACCTGCTGGCCCGGGAAGGCATCAACATGAAAAAGCTTGAATCCCGGCCCTTTCGCGGCGAAAAATGGAAGTACGTCTTTTTCGTGGATCTGGAATGCGACGTCAGTCGCCAGGAATATCAACAGGTCCTGGCCGACCTGCGCGACAACTGCCACACCCTGCGCATCCTCGGCAGCTACCCGTCCGGGCCGTATCTGGACGTCAGTGAAGGGTGAGCTTTTCACTTCTCAATCTTTTTCAGGAACAATCTATGCCGACCCCCGTCATCCTCCAGGCCCCGGCCTCCAAGTCCCTCTCCCACCGTGCCCTGATCGCCGCGGCTTTGGCCCCTGGTCAGTCCCATTTGAGCAATGTTCTGGAAAGCGAGGATCTGGAGCGGACCCGGGATATTTTGGCCCGGGCCTCGGCCCTGATTGAGCGCGGCGACCCCGGCAAGTACGCGGTTTCGGGCATGCCGCGCGGCCCGCTGGGCCGACAGCGCCAGGACGACCAGGAGCCGCTGGTCATGGACGTGGGCGAGTCCGGGACCACCTGTCGGTTGCTGACCGCGGTACTGGCCGCCGGGCATGGGTCATTTCGGATCCAGGGCCGGGGAAAGATGCACAGTCGGCCCATAGCCAGCCTGGTCACGGCTTTGATTTCCCAGGGGATCGAGGTGGAATATCAGGAGCAGCCGGGCTGCCCACCTTTGCTCCTGCATGCCACCGGACTGCCCGGAGGCGAGGTGACCATCGACCTGGACGAATCCAGCCAGTACCTTTCCGGTCTGCTCCTGGCGGCGCCCTTGGCCCGTGCGGTCATGACCATTTTGGTGGGCGGGAGCAAGGTGGTTTCCTGGCCGTATGTCGGTTTGACCCTGGACATCATGGAACGATTCGGCGTTCGCTTCCAGGTGCAGACCCTGCACCATGAACGCTGGATGGACGTGGACTGGCGCGAGCCCGGCGAGATTGCTCCGGGCCGGTTGCGCATCCGGGTGCAGCCCGGCGCGTACCAGGCCAGGGACATGGCCGTGGAGGGGGACTGGAGCAACGCCTCCTATTTCCTGGCCGCCGGGGCCCTGAGCGCCGTTCCGGTGGGGCTGCGCGGCCTGAATCCCGAGTCTCTTCAGGGCGACCGGGCCATCGTGGACATCCTGGCCCGGATGGGGGCCGTGGTGTCTTGGGATCAAGATCAAGTGACCGTGGTCGGCGGCGAGCTGCGCGGCGTGGACCTGGACATGGGCGCCTGCCCGGACCTGGTGCCCACGGTGGGCGCGGTGGCGGCCCAGGCCAAGGGGGCGACCACGATTCGCAACGTGGCCCATTTGCGGATCAAGGAAAGCGACCGCCTGGACGCGGTGGTCACGGAGCTGGCCCGAATCGGAGCCGGGACCACCGCCTTGGAGGACGGGCTGCGGATCGAACCGGCTCCGCTTCCCGTTGGCAAACGCCTTGCCTTCAAGACCTACGCGGACCATCGCCTGGCCATGAGTCTGTCCCTGCTGGAACTGGGCGGCGTCGGCGTGGACCTGGATCAACCCGGCTGCGTGGCCAAGTCCTTTCCGGAGTTCTGGACGCGGTGGGATGAGCTGAAAGCCGGCCTTGCCGGCGCGGGACGGGCAGCGGCGTGAGCACGACGGGCACGCAAAATCAGGCCGGGACGATTTCCCGGTGCTGCGTGATCGGTTCTCGTGGACGGATGGGCGGTCTGTTCGTCTCCCGCCTGGGCGCCGCCGGGATCGCGGTGATCGGGCTGGATCAGCCCTTGGAGCAAGCCCGGTTGGCCGAGGTGCTGCCCGACCAGGACCTGCTGCTCCTGGCGGTTCCGGCCCCGGCCATGGAGGAAGTTCTGAGTACGTGTTGTTCGTACTGCTCTCCGGAGACCATCGTGATGGACGTCTGCTCCGTGAAGGTCCAGCCTTTGGCCCTGATGCTCCGCCATCATCCAGGCCCAGTGGTGGGCACGCATCCCTTGTTCGGCCAGGAGCCCGGCGACGATCCTCGGGTAGCCGTGACCCCCGGCCGGGACGAGTCCGCGGCCAGGGCCGTGTCCGTACTCATGGAGCAACTGGGCTTCATCCCTTTCCTGACCACCGCGGAAATCCACGACCGGGCCATGGCCTCGGTCCAGGGGCTGAACTTCGTGACCACCTGCGCCTATCTGGCCGCTCTGGCCGGGGACGAGGAAATCCGCGACTTCCTGACCCCGTCCTTCCGCCGCCGCCTGGAAGCGGCCCGCAAGATGCTCACCGAGGACGCAGCCCTGTTCGCGGATTTGTTCGAGGCCAACCCCTACAGCCAGGACGCGGTCCGGCTGTTCCGCTCCCACCTCAACCTCGCCGCTGGCGGGGACGTGGACGTCCTGGCCCAGCGGGCAGGCTGGTGGTGGCGAAGCTCGAAGCAAGGGGGGGAGACCGGCCCGTGAGTCCAGGTGCATCCAGAGTGTGCCGAAGATAAGAAAGCCGCTTCTCCCCCAGGGAGGGCGGTTTTTTTGTTGGGGGTTCAGCGGTTCACGGTTCAGCGGTTCAACGGTTGGGGAGGAATTGCTAAACCGTGAACCACTGAACACTGAACAGTGAACAGTGAACAATGAGCAATGAACAGTGAACAGTGAACAGTGAACAGTGAACAGTGAACCAAAAACAACCAAAGGAGCCATCATGTCAATCGACTTGTCCCAGACCGGCCAGTGGCTGGCAGCGGACGTGCAGACGCCCATCAGCCTGTTTCTTGGGCTGGTGGGGAAGCGGCAGGGGATTTTGCTGGAGAGCGCGGAGGTGGACGGGCGGCTGGGCCGCTATAGTCTGATCGCCTGGGACTTCCGGCTGCGGCTGAGTTGCCGGGACGGGCGGATGGACGTCCAGGCCCAGGATGCCCGCCTGAAAAGTCTGGAAAAGCTCGACGGAGAGGAGTTCATTCCGGCGTTGCGTGAAATCCTGTCCACCGTGCGGATCACGCCCCAGGACGAGTTCGCCGGGTTGCCGGCCCTGGCCCGAGGGCTTTACGGCTACTTCGGCTACGCAATGGCCGGGCTGTTCGAGCCCAAGTTGGCTGAGCAGCTTCCTCCGAGCCAGGCCGATGCCTGTCTGGTTCTACCCGGGCGGGTGGCTCTGTTCGACCATCTGCATCATCGCTGCTGCGTGCTCAGCCTGGACCCGGACCGGTCCGGAGTGGACGAGCTGCAGCAGAGCGCTCCGGACGAGCCGCCGGTGATGGGCCAAGTGCGGCACATCCCCGAGGCCGAGGAGTTCATGGAGCGGGTCCGGCGGACCAAGGAGCTGATCCGCACCGGCGAGGTGATCCAGACCGTGATGTCCACCCGGTTTGAGGCCCCCTTTTCCGGCGAGCCATTTGTCCTTTACCGTCGCTTGCGCCAGATCAACCCCTCGCCGTACATGTTCTTCATGCGCCTGCCCCGGCTGACCCTGCTGGGTTCCTCCCCGGAGTTGCTGGTCCGCTGCCAGGGCGGTCTGCTTCAGTCCCGACCCATCGCCGGAACCCGGTTACGGGGCGAGACCGAAACCCAGGACCGGGAGCTGGCCGAGGAGTTGTTGGCCGATCCCAAGGAACGGGCCGAACATGTGATGCTCGTGGATCTGGGCCGCAACGATTTAGGCCGGATCGCCGCGCCGGGCAGCGTCACGGTGGAAAAGTACATGCAGGTGGAGCGCTTCTCCCACGTGATGCACATGACCTCCTATGTCCAGGCCCAACTGGCTCAGGGCAAGGACGCCCTGGACGTGCTTCAGGCCACCTTCCCTGCCGGGACGGTCAGCGGCGCGCCCAAGATCCGGGCCATGGAGATCATCGCCGAAGAGGAGGGGCTGCCGCGCGGGCCCTATGCCGGGGCCGTGGGCTGGCTGGGCCTGAACCCGGCGGAGGGTCCGGACCGGGATGCGGTCAATCTGGATACGGGGATCACCATCCGCAGCCTCTGGGTGCGAGACGGCCAGGTCCATTTCCAGGCCGGGGCCGGGATCGTTCACGACTCTGATCCACACAAGGAATGGCAGGAATGTCACAACAAGGCCCGAGTGCTTTTTGAAGCCTTCAGCCGCCAGGGAGGAAGTGATGTTTTTACTTATCGATAACTACGACTCGTTCACCTTCAATCTGGTCCAGGCCTTTCAGGTTCTGGGCCGTTTCCCCCATGTGGTCCGCAACGACCAGCCGGAGTTGCTGGGCTTGGCGAGCAGTCCGGAGTTGGAGGCCGTGGTCATTTCTCCGGGGCCGAGCCGACCCGAACAGGCGGGGCTTTGCCTGGAATTCCTGGAGCTGCTGCCCACTACCGTGCCAGTGTTGGGCATTTGTCTGGGACATCAGATTTTGGGACATCATGCAGGGGCCTCGGTGGTGGTGGGTGAGCGGATCATGCACGGCAAGACCTCTCCGGTTCGGCATACTGGCGAAGGCTTGTTCGCCGGGCTGCCCCAGCCCATGGAGTGCGGGCGCTACCATTCCCTGCTGGTCCGGGTGGAGGAAGCGCCGAAGCTGCTGGAGCGCACGGCCTGGACGGAAGATGGTAAGGGCGATGGCGATGGCGAAGACGAGGTCATGGGGCTGCGCTACACGGACCGGCCCTGGGCCGGGGTGCAGTTTCATCCGGAGTCCATTCTGACCCCGGAGGGCCCAAAGCTTTTGGAGAATTTTCTGAAGATGCACGCCTTAACCGCTGAACCCGGAGGTAAGAGCCAATGACCACGCGTATCAGCGACATCCTTGAACAACTGGCCCGCAGGCAGCCGCTGACCGACGTGCAGGCGGACCAGATGTTCAACGCCCTGCTTCTGGGCGAGTTGAGCCAGGCCCAGGCCGGGGCCTTTCTGATGGGCTTGCGGGCCAAGGGCGAGGACTCCACGGATTTGGCCGCCGGGGTGCGGGCCGGGCTGGCCCATGCCCGTCAGATTCCCGGACTTTCCGGGCCGCGGATCGACACCTGCGGCACCGGGGGTGACAATGCCCACAGCTTCAACTGCTCCACGGCCGTGGCTCTGTTTCTGGCCGAACTGGGCTATCAGGTGGTCAAGCACGGCAATCGAGCCGTGTCCTCCTCCTGCGGCAGCGCGGACGTGCTGGAAGCCCTGGGCGTGCCCCTGGAGACGAACCCCGAGGACGTGGCCGGACGGCTGGCCGTCGGCAAGTTCGTCTTCCTCTTCGCTCCGGCCTACCACCCGGCCTTCAGGCACATCATGCCCGTGCGCCGGGATCTGGGCATCCGAACCTTGTTCAATCTGATGGGACCGCTGCTCAACCCGGCCCGGCCCACCCATCAGCTCATCGGCGTGGGCGATCCGGAGGCCCTGTTCACCATGGGCGAGGCCCTGCTGCTCACCGGGGTGGAGCGAGCCCTGGTGGTCCACGGGGCCGGAGGGTTCGACGAGCTGACCACCTTTGGCCCGGCCCGCTGCTATCTGGTCAAGGACGGGATCATGGAAAAGACGGCCATCAATCCGGAACGGCTGGGCTTTGACCGTCATGCGCCGGAGGACGTGGCGGTCCGGGACAAGGACCATGCCGTGGGCGTGCTGCGGGAAATTCTTGGCGGCGACGGCCCAAAGGCCATGGTCCAGATGGCGGCCCTGAATCTGGCGGCCTGCCTTTTTCTGCTGGAAGAGGGCAAGACCCTGGTGGAATGCGCGGATTTGGCCCGGGCCGCGATGAAGCGGGGCGTGAGCGGCCGGGTACTCCATGGGGGACTCCATGGGTAGCTCCATGCTTGAGCGCTTTCGCCAGGCCAAGCAGGTTGAAATCCGGGAGCTGATCTCCCTGGAATCCGCGGGCCGCCTGCCCGAGCCGTCTATCACTCCTCGTCCGTCCCTGGCCAAAGCCTTGCTGGAGCGGGGACCGGGCGCGGTGATCGCGGAGTACAAACGAGCCTCGCCCAGTCGGGGAGTGATCAACGCGAACTGGCCTCCGGACCGGGCCGCCGCCGGGTATGCCCGGGCCGGGGCAGCGGTCTTGTCCGTGCTCACCGAGGAGACCTATTTCCAGGGTAGCCTGGAGTATCTCCCGGTCATGGCCGTTTCCGGCCTGCCCCTGCTGCGCAAGGATTTCCTGCTCCACCCCTTGCAGGTTCGCCAAACCGCCGCCACCCCGGCCTCGGCCCTGCTGCTCATCGCCCGGATGCTCAGCCAGTCGGAGTTGGAAACCATGTTGACAGAATGTCGGACGTTCGGCCTGGAAGCCGTGGTGGAGGTTTTTGACGAGGCGGACTTGGACAAGGCCAAAGCGGCGAACTCGACGCTGATCCAGGTCAACAACCGGGACCTGGATCGACTGACCACGGACCTGCGCATTTCCGAGGATCTGATCCGGCACAAAGCCGAGGGCGAGGTCTGGATCAGCGCCAGCGGGATGAACTCGGCCCAGGACATGGCCCGGATGCGCGACGCCGGATTTCACGGCCTGCTCATCGGCTCCCGGCTGATGCAAGAGCCTGATCCGGGGCAGGCCCTGGCGGACCTGTTGCGAACCATGCGAGAGGTACAATCGTATGCATGAGGAAGTCCGCCAAAGTGACCGGAGGGACGCCGACCCCCTGGTCAAGGTCTGCGGCCTGCGCCGACCCGAGGACGTGAGGCTGTGCGAGGTACTGGGTGTGGACTGGACCGGCTTCATCTTCTATCCGCCAAGCCCCAGAAACGTGAGTCCGGAGCATGTCGCGGCCCTTCCCCGAGGCCGGGCCGCGCGGGTCGGGGTCTTCGTGCTTCAGTCCGCGGAAGAGGTTCGGGAGATCATGGACCGGGCCGAGCTGGACTTGGCCCAGCTTCACGGCGGCCAGGACCGGCGTTTCTGCGAACACGTCGGGCCGGAGCGGGTGGTCAAGGTATTCTGGCCACTTCGGTACGCTGATCTCGCGGATCTGGAGCGGGATATGGCCACGTTCGCGACCTCGTGCCGGGCCGTGCTCCTGGACGCCGGAACCGCGGTGGGAGGCCACGGCGTCAGTCTGAATTTCGCGGCCATGGCCGGTCTGACTTTCCCCCGTCCGTGGCTCCTGGCCGGGGGCCTGGGCCCGGACAATATCCAGGAGGCCGTGCTTCGGTGCCGTCCGTGGGGCGTGGATCTGAATTCCGGGGTGGAAGAGGCTCCGGGAAGGAAGAGTCCCGTGCTGCTGCGGACTGTGCTGGAAAAAATCAAAATGGATGGCGGTTCGCTAACTGTCCACCATGAACCCCAATAAGAGGAACATCACATGAAAAAAGGATATTTCGGCGATTTCGGCGGGCGCTTTGCCCCGGAACTGCTCATGCCCCCGCTGTTGGAACTTGAGGAGGCCATGGAGCGGATCATGGCCGGAGAGGCGTTTCAGCGCGAGTTGACCGAGCTGCTAACCCATTTCGTGGGCCGACCCACGGCCTTGTACCACTGCGCGAACCTCTCGCGGGAGGTCGGTTTCGGCGTCTGGCTGAAACGCGAGGACCTGGCGCATACCGGGGCGCACAAGATCAACAACACCGTGGGCCAGGCCCTGCTGGCCAAGCATATGGGCAAGACCAAGCTGGTGGCCGAAACCGGGGCCGGGCAGCACGGCGTGGCCACGGCCACGGCCGCGGCCCTGCTGGGCCTGGAGTGCATCGTGTACATGGGCGCGGAGGACGTGGTCCGTCAGGCGCACAACGTCCAACGCATGGAACTGCTGGGCGCGACGGTCCGGCCCGTGGAGTCCGGCAGCCGGACCCTCAAGGACGCCATCAACGCGGCCATGCGCCACTGGATCGCCGAGCAGGCCGCCACCCACTACTGCCTGGGCTCGGCCGTGGGACCGCATCCTTTTCCTCTGCTGGTGCGCGAACTGCAGGCCGTGATCGGCCGGGAAGCCTTGGCCCAGTTCCAGGAGCGCACCGGAAAGCTGCCGGACCGGGTCGTGGCCTGTGTGGGCGGCGGGTCCAACGCCATCGGCATGTTCCATGCCTTCGTGCCCCATGAGCAAGTGGCTCTGATCGGCGTGGAAGCCGCCGGGGACGGTTCTCCGGGCTGCTGTCATTCCGCCACGCTAAGCACCGGGACTCCCGGAGTTCTGCACGGAACCATGACCAAGCTCTTGCAGACCATCGAGGGCCAGATCCTGCCTTCCCACTCCCTGGCCCCGGGTTTGGACTACCCCGGCGTGGGCCCGGAACACGCCCATCTCCAGGCCCTGGGCCGGGCCGAATACGTCTGCGTCACCGACGATCAGGCCCTGGCCGGATTCATGCGCCTGGCCCGGGCCGAAGGCATCCTCCCGGCCCTGGAAAGCTCCCATGCCCTGGCCTATGTCCTTGGCCTGTCCGGAACCCTGCCGGTCACCGTCGACGTGATCGTCTGTCTTTCGGGTCGGGGGGATAAGGACTTGGAGATCGTGCGGCAGGCGTTGGTGAAAAGAGAGGGCTGAGGGCTGAGACCTGATGGTTGAAGGTTGAAGCCGGGGTGAATGTCCATGTCAACAGTATACTTCGACCTCTGACTTCTGAATTCTCACTTTTACTAAACTATTCGGAGAACCCTAATGTCCACAAGTCATTTGACCGATAAGATTAATCAAGCCATGGCCCAGGGGCGCAAGGCCGTTATGCCCTACCTGCCCGCAGGATATCCGACCAAGGATGCTTTTTGGAAGCACATCGAGGATCTGGACGCCGCGGGCGCGGACATCATCGAGGTCGGCGTGCCTTTTTCCGATCCCGTGGCCGACGGACCGGTGGTGGAGCAGGCGGCGTTGTGTTGTTTGGAACAAGGCGTAACCTTGGGATGGATTCTGGAAGAGCTGACCCAGAGGCGCTCGGCCATCCAGGCTGGGATCGTGTTGATGGGCTATATGAACCCTTTTCTGCAGTACGGTATTCCCAAGCTGGCCCTGGACGCGGCCCAGGCCGGAGTGAACGGGCTGATCATCGCCGATCTGCCCCTGGAAGAGAGCGACGAGATTCGAAATGTCCTTCAGGAGCAGGGCATCGCCCTGATCCCGCTGGTCGGCCTGAACAGCTCCATGGAGCGGCTCCGGATGCATGCAGATAAAGCCGCGGGCTTCGTCTATTTTGTCTCGGTCATGGGTACCACGGGAGTCCGGGATGCGTTGCCGGAAGAACTCCGGAACGCCCTGATCCAGGCCAGGCAATCTTTTTCCATCCCCCTGGCCCTGGGCTTTGGTCTGCATTCCCCGGCCCAACTCCAAGGCGTGGAAACCGTGGTGGACGGGGTGGTCATGGGCAGTGCTTTGATCCGACACCTGGATGCGACCGGAAAGGTTGGTGATTTTCTGGTCCCTTGGATGATAGCTCGGTAATTTCTATATACGTTGCTTTTTTCACAAGCCTTGACTAGAAAGCGGAGCAAGAAAGTCTTGTATATTCTAATGCTTTTCATTTTTGTGATACTTTTTTGTATGTTGGACCTAAACTGGAGGCGATGATGAAAAAGGTAACGTTCGGGACCATCTTGATCCTATGGTTCGCCCTGGTGTTTCTTCTGCCGCTGGTGATTGGCGCGCAGGGGCCGACGGGCGCAAACTTCGTAGGATCCAAGGAGTGCTCGTACTGTCATCCGGATGAGTATGAACGGTTTACGGCACACGCCAACAAAGCCAAATCCGACCACAGTGTCCGGCTGATGGCGCCCAAGCTGACACCGGAGGAGCTTCGTGAATGTTACGAGTGTCATACTACCGGGTATGGCCAGCCGGGAGGATTTCGAAGCTTCGAGGAAACCCCGGAGATGGCCCATGTGGGGTGTGAAAGCTGTCACGGTCCGGGCTCCGTGCATGCCAGGACAGGCCATCGGGACGACATCGTCGGCAATCTGACTCTCGACGTCTGCCGTCCGTGCCATGAAGACGAGCGGGTCCAGGTAATCAACTACAAGCCGCTGATTTACAGCGGGGCGCATTGACCGCAAGGGAGACGATCATGAATATATTGCGTAACTCCCTGGGAGCAAAGATTCTCATTCTGGTCACCATCTTGACGGCATCGGTTTTCGTGGTGTTGTTGCTTGTCAATTCGTACTGGCAACGCACCGACACCATGTATCAGATCGATGCCATGGGCTCACGGGTGTCGGATCTGCTACAAATGGCCATCGAGGAGCCGATGATCATCGGCGACGACGAGGGAACTCGGGACCAGTTCACCAAGGTCGAGAACCTGTACGCTGATATTGATGTCTTCTTGACTGATTTCCGAGGCAACATCACCTACGCGACACAACCCGCCGCCGTTCGCAAGGACATGACGTCCGTTCATGGTCAGGAGGTCATTCGAGAAGTCCTGCGCGAGGGGCTGAGCAAGGTGACGGATCGGGCCGTACTTTTGGATACCGCGGAGGGGCCGTATTATGTTCGCCTCCGTTCAATCCCTAATGAACCTGGCTGTTATCATTGCCATGGCCGATCCCAACCCATTTTGGGCGCCATGCTGGTTTTTCAGGACGTGGGCGTGGAAATGGCGACGCTCAGAGACCATCAAGTCAAAGGAGCGGCGCTTTCCCTTGGCGGGTTCGCCATTTTGTTGGCCAGTTTGCTGATTTTCATGCGCAGAGCCGTTGTCGGAAAAATCGCGACGCTGAGCGACGCTAGCCAGAAGATCAGTCAGGGCGACTACTCCGTCACCTTTGACATCACCGGTTCCGATGAACTGGGCCGCCTGGCCCGCAACCTGGGGACAATGGTCAAAAGTATCCAGGACCAACTGGAATACAACAAAGAGGTTCTGGAGGGCATTGCCGTCCCCCTCTACGTGACGGACCATGATGAACAGGTCACTTTTATCAACGACCAGGCTGTTGAGTTGCTCGGCAAATCCAGAGAAAGCATCCTCGGGCGCGCGACATGTGAGATGATGGGGGTGGCCCCGGGCTCCTGCGCCGCCTCCCAGGTCATTCGCGAAGGCACGATTGTCAAAGGAAAACGGGAATACGCCCACCCTGATGGACACAATGTGCCGATATACCGTGAGGTTTCACCGCTCAAAAACGCACAGGGTCAGGTGATAGGTGCCATTGGGGTGATTATCGATCTGACTCAGGAGGAAGAAGCCAAGGCCCGGATTCAGAAGCAGCAGGATAATCTGCTTGTCGTTGCCCGCGATGTAACCGAGGTGT
This genomic window from Desulfonatronum sp. SC1 contains:
- a CDS encoding phosphoribosylanthranilate isomerase: MHEEVRQSDRRDADPLVKVCGLRRPEDVRLCEVLGVDWTGFIFYPPSPRNVSPEHVAALPRGRAARVGVFVLQSAEEVREIMDRAELDLAQLHGGQDRRFCEHVGPERVVKVFWPLRYADLADLERDMATFATSCRAVLLDAGTAVGGHGVSLNFAAMAGLTFPRPWLLAGGLGPDNIQEAVLRCRPWGVDLNSGVEEAPGRKSPVLLRTVLEKIKMDGGSLTVHHEPQ
- a CDS encoding cytochrome c family protein, whose translation is MKKVTFGTILILWFALVFLLPLVIGAQGPTGANFVGSKECSYCHPDEYERFTAHANKAKSDHSVRLMAPKLTPEELRECYECHTTGYGQPGGFRSFEETPEMAHVGCESCHGPGSVHARTGHRDDIVGNLTLDVCRPCHEDERVQVINYKPLIYSGAH
- a CDS encoding indole-3-glycerol-phosphate synthase produces the protein MGSSMLERFRQAKQVEIRELISLESAGRLPEPSITPRPSLAKALLERGPGAVIAEYKRASPSRGVINANWPPDRAAAGYARAGAAVLSVLTEETYFQGSLEYLPVMAVSGLPLLRKDFLLHPLQVRQTAATPASALLLIARMLSQSELETMLTECRTFGLEAVVEVFDEADLDKAKAANSTLIQVNNRDLDRLTTDLRISEDLIRHKAEGEVWISASGMNSAQDMARMRDAGFHGLLIGSRLMQEPDPGQALADLLRTMREVQSYA
- the trpA gene encoding tryptophan synthase subunit alpha, with amino-acid sequence MSTSHLTDKINQAMAQGRKAVMPYLPAGYPTKDAFWKHIEDLDAAGADIIEVGVPFSDPVADGPVVEQAALCCLEQGVTLGWILEELTQRRSAIQAGIVLMGYMNPFLQYGIPKLALDAAQAGVNGLIIADLPLEESDEIRNVLQEQGIALIPLVGLNSSMERLRMHADKAAGFVYFVSVMGTTGVRDALPEELRNALIQARQSFSIPLALGFGLHSPAQLQGVETVVDGVVMGSALIRHLDATGKVGDFLVPWMIAR
- a CDS encoding methyl-accepting chemotaxis protein, yielding MNILRNSLGAKILILVTILTASVFVVLLLVNSYWQRTDTMYQIDAMGSRVSDLLQMAIEEPMIIGDDEGTRDQFTKVENLYADIDVFLTDFRGNITYATQPAAVRKDMTSVHGQEVIREVLREGLSKVTDRAVLLDTAEGPYYVRLRSIPNEPGCYHCHGRSQPILGAMLVFQDVGVEMATLRDHQVKGAALSLGGFAILLASLLIFMRRAVVGKIATLSDASQKISQGDYSVTFDITGSDELGRLARNLGTMVKSIQDQLEYNKEVLEGIAVPLYVTDHDEQVTFINDQAVELLGKSRESILGRATCEMMGVAPGSCAASQVIREGTIVKGKREYAHPDGHNVPIYREVSPLKNAQGQVIGAIGVIIDLTQEEEAKARIQKQQDNLLVVARDVTEVSNSLRSMAQRLSDQMITVSDRIGMTESQTTQAATAMNQMTATVIEVARSSAQTAEAAAQATQSAKEGGQGVRETVDDVKRVAQDTDALARSLNDLAQRAEDIGQVLNVINDIADQTNLLALNAAIEAARAGDAGRGFAVVADEVRKLAERTVQATKQVEEVITTIQTSTRSAVEKMEQTRSVVENTADKALVAGEALQTIVERSESMADMIRTIATAAEQQSVTSDEINESIGQVSQLSMANSQDIQEADRGIQEISQMSERLTELVKKFQTN
- the trpB gene encoding tryptophan synthase subunit beta — its product is MKKGYFGDFGGRFAPELLMPPLLELEEAMERIMAGEAFQRELTELLTHFVGRPTALYHCANLSREVGFGVWLKREDLAHTGAHKINNTVGQALLAKHMGKTKLVAETGAGQHGVATATAAALLGLECIVYMGAEDVVRQAHNVQRMELLGATVRPVESGSRTLKDAINAAMRHWIAEQAATHYCLGSAVGPHPFPLLVRELQAVIGREALAQFQERTGKLPDRVVACVGGGSNAIGMFHAFVPHEQVALIGVEAAGDGSPGCCHSATLSTGTPGVLHGTMTKLLQTIEGQILPSHSLAPGLDYPGVGPEHAHLQALGRAEYVCVTDDQALAGFMRLARAEGILPALESSHALAYVLGLSGTLPVTVDVIVCLSGRGDKDLEIVRQALVKREG